A portion of the Faecalibacterium sp. I3-3-89 genome contains these proteins:
- a CDS encoding sigma factor-like helix-turn-helix DNA-binding protein — protein sequence MAKDFEMGYLLDFYGEVLTPKQREMLRQYYNDDLSLSEIGENFGITRQGARDAIKHGETTLKELEDKVGFAARYRRVQQTLEELEQLVIDARFECTGPGARLTTTEYAATLTKMLRLIRSIDEVNES from the coding sequence ATGGCAAAAGACTTTGAAATGGGCTATCTGCTCGATTTTTACGGCGAGGTGCTCACGCCCAAACAGCGCGAGATGCTGCGCCAGTATTACAACGACGACCTCTCCCTCAGCGAGATCGGAGAAAACTTCGGCATCACCCGGCAGGGGGCGCGGGACGCCATCAAGCATGGCGAAACGACCCTCAAGGAGCTGGAAGACAAGGTGGGCTTTGCTGCCCGGTACCGCCGGGTGCAGCAGACACTGGAAGAGCTGGAGCAGCTGGTCATTGACGCTCGGTTCGAATGCACCGGCCCCGGTGCCCGGCTGACCACCACCGAGTATGCCGCCACCCTGACCAAGATGCTGAGGCTCATCCGCTCCATCGACGAAGTGAATGAGAGCTGA
- the ffh gene encoding signal recognition particle protein translates to MAFESLTDRLAGVFKKLRGHGKLNEADIKAAMREVRMALLEADVNYKVAKDFCAKVSERAMGQEVMESLTPAQQVVKIVNEELIALMGGEEAPRLVIKNKGQTIIMLCGLQGNGKTTHAAKLAKYYIKQGRRPMLVACDIYRPAAIDQLQVVGKQAGAPVFTLPGAKPPEIARKALAHAKDYGNDIVILDTAGRLQIDEVLMQELVQIKEAVPVDETLLVVDAMAGQDAVNVAKTFNETVGIDGIILTKTDGDTRGGAALSVLSVTGKPIKFQGTGEKLDDLEVFHPSRMASRILGMGDVLSLIERAQDAADEKLAEETAKRMMENKFDMNDMLAQFAQIRKMGGAGAMLSMLPGMSGIDASQIDEKAFDRIEAMIYSMTKAEREDPSIINPKRKRRIAAGSGTQVSDVNKLLKQFEMMQKMMKQLKKSPKGFARKLGGMMGNPGAFRGMK, encoded by the coding sequence ATGGCATTTGAATCTTTGACCGACCGCCTTGCCGGTGTGTTCAAAAAGCTGCGCGGCCACGGCAAGCTGAACGAGGCGGACATCAAGGCCGCCATGCGCGAGGTCCGGATGGCCCTGCTGGAAGCCGACGTCAACTACAAGGTGGCGAAGGACTTCTGCGCAAAGGTCTCGGAGCGTGCGATGGGGCAGGAGGTCATGGAGAGCCTGACCCCCGCCCAGCAGGTGGTCAAGATCGTCAACGAAGAGCTGATCGCTCTGATGGGCGGCGAGGAAGCCCCCCGTCTGGTCATCAAGAACAAGGGCCAGACCATCATCATGCTCTGCGGCCTGCAGGGCAACGGTAAGACGACCCACGCAGCCAAGCTGGCCAAGTATTACATCAAGCAGGGCCGCCGCCCGATGCTGGTGGCCTGCGACATCTACCGCCCCGCCGCGATCGATCAGCTGCAGGTGGTGGGCAAGCAGGCCGGTGCGCCGGTGTTCACCCTGCCGGGTGCCAAGCCCCCGGAGATCGCCCGCAAGGCGCTGGCCCACGCCAAGGACTACGGCAACGACATCGTCATCCTCGATACTGCAGGCCGACTGCAGATCGACGAAGTGCTGATGCAGGAGCTGGTCCAGATCAAAGAAGCCGTCCCCGTGGACGAGACGCTGCTGGTCGTGGACGCCATGGCCGGTCAGGACGCGGTGAATGTCGCCAAGACCTTCAACGAGACGGTGGGCATCGACGGCATCATCCTCACTAAGACCGACGGCGATACCCGCGGCGGCGCAGCCCTCTCGGTGCTGTCCGTTACCGGCAAGCCCATCAAGTTTCAGGGCACCGGCGAAAAGCTGGACGACCTTGAGGTCTTCCACCCCTCCCGCATGGCAAGCCGCATCCTCGGCATGGGCGATGTGCTGAGCCTCATCGAGCGCGCACAGGACGCCGCCGACGAGAAGCTGGCCGAAGAGACCGCCAAGCGGATGATGGAAAACAAGTTCGATATGAACGATATGCTGGCCCAGTTCGCCCAGATCCGCAAGATGGGCGGCGCAGGTGCTATGCTGAGCATGCTGCCCGGGATGTCCGGCATCGACGCCAGCCAGATCGACGAGAAGGCCTTCGACCGCATCGAGGCCATGATCTACTCGATGACCAAGGCCGAGCGCGAGGATCCCTCCATCATCAACCCCAAGCGCAAGCGCCGCATCGCAGCGGGCAGCGGCACGCAGGTGTCTGACGTCAACAAGCTGCTCAAGCAGTTTGAGATGATGCAGAAGATGATGAAGCAGCTCAAGAAAAGCCCGAAGGGCTTTGCCCGCAAGCTGGGCGGCATGATGGGCAACCCGGGCGCCTTCCGGGGCATGAAATAA
- a CDS encoding KH domain-containing protein has protein sequence MQELLLAVARGLVEDKDAVKVTVDAPREDGTIVYHLSVAEGDMGRVIGKQGRIAKAIRVVMRAAAVRVDEKVLVEID, from the coding sequence ATGCAGGAGCTGTTGCTGGCAGTTGCCCGCGGCCTCGTGGAGGATAAGGACGCCGTCAAGGTCACGGTGGACGCTCCCCGCGAGGACGGCACCATCGTCTACCACCTGAGCGTGGCAGAGGGAGATATGGGCCGTGTCATCGGCAAGCAGGGCCGGATCGCAAAAGCCATTCGTGTGGTGATGCGCGCGGCTGCTGTGCGGGTCGATGAAAAGGTCCTTGTTGAGATCGACTAA
- the rimM gene encoding ribosome maturation factor RimM (Essential for efficient processing of 16S rRNA), producing the protein MQQYLEAGKVVTTHGVRGEMKLELWCDGVDFLKKTGRLYASAKGGKCYNIASIRPQGQMALLQLEGVNDMDAARALRGQVFYFDRNDATLPEGRWYVADLIGCEVRDADTGKVYGVVTSVDHPGAQDIYTVKAPGGKEYMFPGVDAFLKERNPPEGYILVTPIPGLLDDDCDSEREGE; encoded by the coding sequence ATGCAGCAATATCTGGAAGCAGGCAAGGTCGTCACCACCCATGGCGTGCGCGGCGAAATGAAGCTGGAGCTGTGGTGTGACGGCGTGGATTTCCTCAAAAAGACGGGCCGCCTCTATGCCTCGGCAAAGGGCGGCAAGTGCTATAACATCGCCTCCATCCGCCCGCAGGGGCAGATGGCACTGCTCCAGCTGGAGGGCGTGAATGACATGGACGCCGCCCGCGCCCTGCGGGGGCAGGTGTTCTACTTCGACCGCAATGACGCCACCCTGCCGGAGGGCCGGTGGTATGTGGCCGACCTCATCGGCTGCGAGGTGCGGGACGCCGACACCGGCAAGGTGTACGGCGTCGTCACCAGCGTGGATCATCCCGGCGCACAGGACATCTACACGGTCAAAGCCCCCGGCGGAAAAGAATATATGTTCCCCGGCGTGGACGCTTTCCTGAAAGAGCGCAACCCGCCCGAGGGCTATATCCTCGTCACCCCCATCCCGGGCCTGCTGGATGACGACTGTGACAGTGAGCGGGAGGGGGAGTGA
- the rpsP gene encoding 30S ribosomal protein S16, whose protein sequence is MAVKIRLRRVGAKKAPFYRVVVADSRFPRDGRFIEEIGTYDPNQEPSVVSIDGEKAKAWIANGAQPTDTVRVLLKKSNIL, encoded by the coding sequence ATGGCAGTTAAGATTCGTCTGCGCCGCGTCGGCGCCAAGAAGGCTCCCTTCTATCGTGTTGTTGTCGCTGACAGCCGCTTCCCCCGCGACGGTCGTTTCATCGAGGAGATCGGCACCTACGATCCCAATCAGGAGCCTTCCGTTGTGAGCATCGACGGTGAGAAGGCCAAGGCTTGGATCGCCAACGGCGCTCAGCCCACCGACACCGTCCGTGTGCTGCTGAAGAAGTCTAACATTCTGTAA
- the trmD gene encoding tRNA (guanosine(37)-N1)-methyltransferase TrmD has protein sequence MGMRVDIVTLFPEMCQQVLDASIIGRAAKRGYIETHCHQIRDYTLNKQKQTDDYPYGGGCGMVLYAQPIADCLRAVQKEVAEQGRPAPHIVFLTAGGQRYTEEHARRLAEYDNLTLVCGHYEGIDERVIDAFADEEISIGDYILTGGELASLVVADSVLRLKPGVLAEQKGYEEESYWDGLLEYPQYTRPEVWEGRAVPDVLLGGDHQKIDAWRGEKSRERTRLRRPELYEQWCETHPITELPKWKRGENVRLVRTEEQYQAAAKLFCEGRRTICAGNWTAEYCAGLREEAFLAQLKAEKKEGWACYLHTTKDVPDGMVSVDHKTGRIEHLFVAADARGKGIGQKMLDFARKKLEEHEHPTLTVLDQNTRAIALYRRMGWKLTGEAARVFDPAEDGFVQQRCELLVMRWEG, from the coding sequence ATGGGAATGCGCGTGGACATCGTGACCCTTTTCCCCGAAATGTGCCAGCAGGTGCTGGACGCCAGCATCATCGGCCGCGCGGCCAAGCGCGGCTATATCGAGACCCACTGCCATCAGATCCGGGACTACACCCTCAACAAGCAGAAGCAGACCGACGATTACCCCTACGGCGGCGGCTGCGGCATGGTGCTCTACGCCCAGCCCATCGCCGACTGCCTGCGGGCCGTCCAGAAGGAAGTGGCGGAACAGGGGCGTCCTGCCCCGCATATCGTGTTCTTGACGGCGGGTGGTCAGCGCTACACCGAGGAGCACGCCCGCAGACTGGCCGAGTACGACAACCTCACGCTGGTCTGCGGCCACTATGAGGGCATCGATGAGCGGGTCATCGATGCTTTTGCGGACGAAGAGATCTCCATCGGCGACTATATCCTCACCGGCGGAGAGCTGGCCAGCCTCGTGGTGGCCGACAGCGTGCTCCGCCTCAAGCCCGGCGTTCTGGCCGAGCAGAAGGGCTACGAGGAGGAGAGCTACTGGGACGGCCTGCTGGAATATCCCCAGTATACCCGCCCCGAGGTCTGGGAGGGCCGTGCCGTGCCCGACGTCCTGCTGGGCGGCGACCACCAGAAGATCGACGCATGGCGGGGCGAAAAGAGCCGGGAGCGCACCCGTCTGCGCCGCCCGGAGCTGTATGAACAGTGGTGTGAGACCCACCCCATCACCGAGCTGCCCAAGTGGAAACGGGGCGAAAACGTCCGCCTCGTCCGGACGGAGGAACAGTATCAGGCGGCGGCGAAGCTCTTTTGTGAGGGACGCCGCACCATCTGCGCCGGGAACTGGACGGCAGAGTATTGTGCGGGTCTGCGGGAGGAAGCCTTCCTCGCCCAGCTCAAGGCAGAGAAAAAAGAGGGCTGGGCCTGCTATCTCCATACCACGAAGGATGTGCCGGACGGTATGGTGAGCGTAGACCACAAGACGGGCCGCATCGAACATCTGTTCGTCGCGGCAGACGCCCGGGGAAAGGGCATCGGCCAGAAGATGCTGGACTTTGCCCGCAAAAAGCTGGAAGAGCATGAGCATCCGACCCTGACCGTGCTGGACCAGAACACCCGCGCCATCGCCCTTTACCGCCGGATGGGCTGGAAGCTGACCGGGGAGGCGGCACGGGTCTTTGACCCCGCAGAGGACGGCTTCGTGCAGCAGCGCTGTGAGCTGCTCGTGATGCGCTGGGAGGGCTGA